One stretch of Sporosarcina sp. ANT_H38 DNA includes these proteins:
- a CDS encoding iron ABC transporter permease, translated as MINTSVSENKQLLIPKKFISVLVLSIILLGICVLASLAFGSRTVGWDELMAGLFQPDVQSHGANVVRQRIARTVFCLMCGAALGVSGALMQSVTRNPIADPSILGVNTGASLFVVCGISFLNISTPSQYIWFALAGAIITAIFVFGIGSMGSGGATPLKLVLAGAATSAALSSLVMAIMIPRSNVMDQFRFWQVGSVGSGNWSTISTLIPFLLVGILIALFSAPALNALALGDEVAKGLGVRTGTLRLIAAFGGVLLCAAATALAGPIGFIGLLATHVIRLIIGPDLRYVIPMAALSGAIILMISDVCGRLIGSPGELEVGVVTAFVGAPILILLTMKSKMRAL; from the coding sequence ATGATTAATACATCCGTTTCAGAAAATAAGCAGTTACTTATTCCGAAAAAATTTATAAGCGTCCTTGTACTCTCCATTATTTTACTCGGTATATGTGTATTGGCTTCTCTTGCCTTCGGCTCTCGTACAGTTGGATGGGATGAACTAATGGCTGGTTTATTCCAGCCTGATGTACAGTCCCACGGAGCAAATGTTGTGCGCCAAAGAATTGCTAGAACTGTATTTTGTTTAATGTGTGGTGCCGCATTAGGTGTTTCCGGAGCCCTTATGCAATCGGTCACGCGTAATCCTATTGCAGATCCGAGTATATTAGGAGTAAACACAGGGGCTTCTCTCTTTGTAGTTTGTGGAATTTCCTTTTTAAATATTAGTACACCTAGTCAATATATTTGGTTTGCATTAGCGGGAGCAATTATAACTGCCATTTTTGTATTCGGAATTGGTTCTATGGGGAGTGGCGGTGCCACGCCCCTTAAACTCGTTTTGGCGGGTGCTGCTACAAGTGCAGCATTATCATCCCTCGTAATGGCAATTATGATTCCTCGTTCAAACGTTATGGATCAATTTAGATTTTGGCAGGTAGGTAGTGTGGGATCAGGAAACTGGAGCACTATCTCTACCTTGATTCCTTTTCTTCTTGTAGGAATACTAATAGCGTTATTCTCGGCTCCAGCTCTGAATGCATTAGCATTAGGCGATGAAGTTGCTAAAGGTTTAGGTGTACGAACTGGCACGCTTAGACTTATTGCTGCTTTTGGTGGCGTCCTATTATGTGCTGCAGCAACAGCACTAGCAGGTCCTATTGGCTTTATCGGTTTATTGGCCACTCACGTGATTCGACTCATTATTGGACCCGATTTACGATATGTTATCCCGATGGCAGCCCTTTCAGGTGCAATTATTTTAATGATATCAGATGTATGCGGTAGGCTTATCGGCAGTCCGGGTGAGCTTGAAGTTGGTGTAGTGACTGCATTTGTTGGGGCTCCTATTTTAATCTTACTAACTATGAAATCGAAGATGCGTGCATTATGA
- a CDS encoding ABC transporter ATP-binding protein: MKPEHIFQAEQVVSGYDNKTIVHGVNLLIPSNKISVIIGANGCGKSTLLKTLARLIKPTSGEITLDGKPLSKIPPKQLARILGLLPQSPIVPEGISVSDLVGRGRYPHQSMFSGWTKKDYEAVAEAMDIMNITEFANRNIDELSGGQRQRVWIAMALAQQTDILFLDEPTTFLDITYQVEILDLLTDLNRKRGTTIVMVLHDINLAARYADHIFALRQGKLIAEGNPSKVITSELIKDVFGLRCSVIKDPISGSPYVIPIGRYHVNSESTL, from the coding sequence ATGAAACCGGAACATATTTTTCAAGCTGAACAAGTCGTTTCGGGCTATGATAATAAAACCATTGTCCACGGCGTAAACCTTTTGATCCCGAGCAATAAAATCAGCGTCATTATTGGCGCAAACGGCTGCGGCAAGTCTACGCTTCTTAAAACATTGGCGAGACTTATCAAACCGACATCCGGAGAAATTACACTGGACGGAAAACCGCTCAGCAAAATTCCGCCGAAACAATTGGCGCGGATTTTAGGGCTACTGCCGCAATCCCCCATTGTTCCAGAAGGCATATCGGTCTCGGATTTGGTTGGACGGGGAAGGTACCCTCACCAATCCATGTTCTCAGGTTGGACAAAAAAGGATTATGAAGCCGTTGCCGAAGCGATGGACATTATGAACATTACCGAATTTGCAAACCGGAACATTGACGAGCTATCCGGCGGACAAAGACAGCGTGTCTGGATTGCAATGGCGCTGGCGCAGCAAACCGACATTTTATTTCTCGATGAACCGACGACTTTTTTGGATATTACGTATCAAGTGGAAATTCTTGACCTGCTGACTGACCTTAACCGAAAACGCGGAACAACGATTGTAATGGTCCTTCATGATATCAACTTGGCCGCACGTTACGCGGACCATATATTTGCCCTTCGTCAAGGAAAGCTAATTGCGGAAGGTAATCCTTCAAAGGTCATTACTAGTGAATTGATTAAAGACGTTTTCGGGCTTCGTTGCTCTGTGATAAAAGACCCCATTTCGGGCTCCCCTTATGTAATACCAATAGGAAGATATCATGTTAATAGTGAATCTACTCTTTAA
- the mfd gene encoding transcription-repair coupling factor, whose product MESLIDLFSQEKEIGELVKELEAGTDRQLIAGLSGGAKSIFFKVLQQSNDRPMLIVSPNLLQAQRTYEDLVKMLGDSLVHLYPAEELIAADFSISSYELRAQRIDTLDHMARIGKGIYITPIAGMKKLLPEKDRWMTSSLSTKIGEEINIEEWLGRLVSMGYTRQSMVTAPGEFALRGGILDLYPLNLEDPIRIELFDTDVDSIRTFSAEDQRSTGKLEAVSILPALEFVWKAEDLTAIAEKLENALGTSLKKMKDTEAKERLMINVTGDIGLMREGSTPENMLKYASFSAGVTSLESYFPSNGIVFFDEIGRILEVVASLESDEKEWIVALLEEGKIVHDAKTSFSFEEMHGLLKQRKVYLSLFVRSVPGITLKKTVTFSCKPMQQFHGQMSLLKNEIERWHLGRFNVFIVADGNERMQKVQSILQDYDMQSAVSGKPSKAGGIIVIDGDLSAGFELPFQRLAVITDSELFKGTPKRKARPQKMTNAERIKSYSEIKPGDHIVHVHHGIGKYYGVVTLEVSGIHKDYLDIRYRGEDKLFVPADQIDLIQKYVASGEKEPKLHKLGGTDWKKTKTKVTAAVQDIADDLIELYAKRESEKGHAFAVDDDMQMAFENAFPYDETDDQLRSIAEVKLDMEKERPMDRLLCGDVGYGKTEVAIRAAFKAVSDGKQVAFLVPTTILAQQHYETMKERFSGFPVEVSLLNRFRKKKEQTETLKRLKAGTVDIVVGTHRLLSKDIVYHDLGLLVVDEEQRFGVTHKEKLKQLKTHVDVLTLTATPIPRTLHMSMLGVRDLSVIETPPANRFPVQTYVMEQNFALVREAIEREIGRGGQVFYLYNRVEDMERKVDEIKQLVPEARVGFANGQMGESALESVILSFLEGEYDVLVTTTIIETGIDIPNVNTLIVQDADRMGLSQLYQLRGRVGRSNRVAYGYFLYQRDKVLTEVAENRLQAIKEFTELGSGFKIAMRDLSIRGAGNLLGSQQHGFIDSVGFDLYSQLLQEAVEEKQTGIVKSDIPDLEIALPLNAYIPDEYVRDGFQKIQMYKMVKAIENETDYNELVDEMTDRFGDMPLEADLLLRVARVKAWGRMAGVESIKKQQSLIEVRISPDGTAKTDGAKLVSDSMAFGRAVGFTMENGLLIMTVDERHTGKQTAFDVLEEMMRILHSSTKETVVIDSV is encoded by the coding sequence CTAGTGAAAGAGTTGGAGGCAGGGACAGACCGTCAACTTATCGCGGGATTATCAGGTGGGGCAAAGTCAATATTCTTCAAAGTGCTTCAGCAATCGAATGACCGACCAATGCTCATCGTATCCCCGAATTTATTGCAAGCGCAGCGTACATATGAAGACCTCGTCAAAATGTTGGGTGACTCACTCGTTCACCTTTACCCTGCAGAGGAACTCATTGCTGCAGATTTTTCTATTTCAAGTTATGAACTTCGAGCTCAGCGCATCGATACATTAGACCATATGGCGCGCATTGGGAAAGGAATTTACATCACTCCGATTGCGGGTATGAAAAAACTGTTACCGGAAAAAGATCGCTGGATGACCAGCTCATTATCAACGAAAATTGGCGAGGAAATTAATATAGAAGAATGGCTCGGAAGGCTTGTTTCGATGGGTTATACGAGACAGTCAATGGTAACAGCGCCGGGCGAATTTGCACTGCGTGGAGGTATTTTAGATTTGTATCCGCTGAATCTGGAAGACCCCATCCGGATTGAGTTATTTGATACGGACGTAGATTCCATCCGTACATTTTCTGCGGAAGATCAGCGTTCAACTGGTAAACTGGAAGCCGTGTCAATTCTTCCTGCCCTCGAATTTGTCTGGAAGGCTGAAGATCTAACAGCGATTGCGGAAAAACTGGAGAATGCGCTTGGTACTAGTTTGAAGAAGATGAAAGACACGGAAGCGAAAGAACGGTTAATGATTAATGTGACAGGTGATATTGGCTTGATGAGGGAAGGATCCACTCCCGAAAACATGTTGAAATATGCGTCGTTTTCAGCTGGAGTGACTTCTCTGGAAAGCTATTTTCCGAGTAATGGAATCGTTTTCTTTGATGAAATCGGACGAATCCTTGAAGTAGTAGCATCGCTGGAATCGGACGAAAAGGAATGGATTGTTGCTCTTCTTGAAGAAGGGAAAATTGTTCATGATGCAAAAACTTCTTTTTCATTCGAAGAGATGCATGGATTATTAAAACAGCGAAAAGTGTACCTTTCCCTTTTCGTCCGCTCTGTTCCGGGTATTACTTTGAAAAAGACGGTGACGTTTTCTTGTAAACCGATGCAGCAGTTCCACGGTCAGATGAGTTTATTGAAAAATGAAATAGAACGATGGCACCTAGGCCGTTTTAACGTTTTCATTGTTGCAGACGGGAACGAACGGATGCAAAAAGTACAATCAATACTTCAAGATTATGATATGCAATCCGCCGTATCCGGAAAGCCATCAAAAGCAGGCGGTATAATTGTTATAGACGGCGATTTGTCTGCTGGTTTCGAGCTTCCGTTTCAACGACTAGCGGTCATAACGGATTCTGAGCTCTTTAAAGGGACTCCAAAACGAAAAGCACGTCCGCAAAAAATGACAAATGCAGAACGTATCAAGAGCTACTCGGAAATCAAACCGGGTGACCATATCGTTCACGTCCATCATGGGATTGGGAAATATTACGGGGTTGTAACGCTAGAAGTAAGCGGTATTCATAAAGACTATCTCGACATCCGGTACCGCGGAGAGGATAAGTTGTTCGTTCCTGCAGACCAGATTGACCTGATCCAGAAATATGTCGCGTCCGGTGAAAAAGAACCGAAGCTTCATAAGCTAGGCGGCACAGATTGGAAGAAGACGAAGACTAAAGTTACGGCAGCCGTTCAAGATATCGCAGATGACCTAATTGAGCTGTATGCTAAACGCGAATCAGAAAAAGGACATGCGTTTGCGGTGGACGACGACATGCAAATGGCATTTGAAAATGCGTTTCCATATGACGAAACGGATGATCAGCTCAGATCCATCGCTGAAGTTAAGTTGGATATGGAAAAAGAACGTCCAATGGATCGCTTACTGTGTGGGGATGTTGGTTATGGTAAGACGGAAGTTGCAATCCGTGCTGCATTTAAGGCTGTATCAGACGGCAAACAAGTAGCGTTCCTTGTACCGACAACAATACTCGCGCAACAGCATTATGAAACAATGAAAGAACGTTTTTCTGGTTTCCCGGTTGAAGTTTCTCTCCTGAATCGTTTCCGTAAAAAAAAGGAACAAACGGAGACGTTGAAAAGATTGAAAGCAGGAACAGTCGACATTGTCGTTGGCACGCATCGCCTCCTTTCTAAAGACATCGTCTACCACGACCTCGGTTTACTTGTGGTCGACGAGGAACAACGGTTTGGCGTAACACACAAAGAGAAACTAAAACAATTGAAAACGCATGTCGACGTCCTGACATTGACGGCAACACCAATTCCAAGGACGCTCCATATGTCGATGCTTGGTGTTCGTGATTTATCAGTCATCGAAACGCCTCCGGCAAACCGTTTTCCCGTTCAGACATATGTTATGGAACAAAACTTTGCGCTCGTCCGCGAGGCAATCGAAAGGGAGATCGGCCGAGGTGGGCAAGTATTCTACTTGTATAACCGGGTGGAAGATATGGAGCGGAAAGTCGATGAAATCAAGCAACTGGTACCTGAAGCAAGGGTTGGATTTGCCAATGGACAGATGGGGGAATCAGCATTAGAATCGGTGATTTTAAGTTTCCTGGAAGGTGAATATGATGTCCTTGTAACGACAACAATAATTGAAACAGGTATTGATATTCCGAATGTCAATACACTTATTGTCCAAGATGCGGACCGCATGGGCTTATCACAGCTCTATCAGCTTCGTGGTCGTGTCGGACGTTCAAACCGTGTTGCATATGGCTATTTCCTTTATCAACGCGACAAGGTGCTGACAGAGGTTGCAGAAAATCGTCTCCAAGCGATAAAGGAATTCACTGAACTTGGTTCGGGCTTCAAAATTGCGATGCGCGACTTATCGATTCGTGGTGCAGGTAATCTGCTTGGTTCCCAGCAACACGGTTTCATTGACTCGGTCGGGTTCGATCTTTATTCTCAACTACTTCAAGAAGCGGTCGAGGAGAAACAGACGGGCATAGTAAAATCGGATATACCAGATTTGGAAATTGCACTACCACTCAATGCTTATATTCCAGACGAGTATGTGCGTGATGGATTCCAAAAAATTCAAATGTACAAAATGGTGAAAGCGATTGAAAATGAAACGGATTATAATGAACTCGTCGACGAAATGACAGACCGATTTGGCGATATGCCGCTCGAGGCAGACTTGTTGCTCCGTGTTGCGCGAGTAAAAGCCTGGGGACGTATGGCAGGCGTCGAATCAATCAAGAAACAACAATCGCTTATTGAAGTTCGTATATCGCCTGATGGGACTGCCAAAACAGACGGTGCTAAACTTGTATCCGATTCAATGGCGTTTGGTCGTGCTGTAGGGTTTACGATGGAAAACGGTCTTCTTATAATGACTGTAGATGAACGTCATACAGGAAAACAGACTGCATTCGATGTACTTGAAGAAATGATGAGAATCCTACATTCATCTACAAAGGAAACTGTTGTTATTGATTCCGTCTAA
- a CDS encoding iron-siderophore ABC transporter substrate-binding protein yields the protein MKAKRKISLNILFISAIMMLLLVGCSAGKSNSTSTDKVDTKTEEKTSEYPLVIKHVFGETAIEEKPERVVTISWGNHDVALALGVVPVGFSAANYGVQDDSGLLPWTTDKLKELDADIPTIFQDTDGLDFEAISDANPDVILAAYSGITQEEYDTLSEIAPVVAYQTSPWVASWREQVTFNSMGMGMEAEGKQLIADTEKLIHDKANEYPVLKGKKAAFVSISATDLSKFYIYTPTDPRGEFLTELGMEYPESITSQITDPNSFYLELSAENADILNDVDLFVSYGDDNTLKALQADPILGKIPAVQRGSVVIIGDNTPLAAAGTPNPLAINYSIDKYLNLLSEAANKVK from the coding sequence ATGAAAGCAAAACGAAAAATCTCATTAAATATTTTATTTATTTCAGCTATTATGATGTTACTGCTAGTTGGCTGTTCAGCCGGGAAATCTAATTCCACTTCTACTGACAAAGTAGATACAAAAACGGAGGAAAAAACTTCTGAATATCCGCTAGTAATCAAGCATGTTTTTGGCGAAACGGCAATTGAAGAGAAACCTGAACGTGTAGTTACGATTTCGTGGGGAAACCATGACGTTGCCCTCGCTCTCGGTGTTGTACCTGTAGGATTCTCAGCGGCGAATTACGGCGTTCAAGATGACAGCGGACTATTACCTTGGACAACAGATAAGCTTAAGGAACTTGACGCGGATATCCCTACTATTTTCCAGGATACAGACGGACTTGACTTTGAGGCAATTTCAGATGCAAACCCAGATGTAATTCTTGCAGCATACTCAGGTATTACACAAGAGGAATATGACACATTAAGTGAAATCGCTCCAGTTGTTGCCTACCAAACGAGCCCTTGGGTAGCTTCATGGCGTGAACAAGTTACATTCAATTCAATGGGTATGGGAATGGAAGCAGAAGGTAAACAACTGATTGCCGATACAGAGAAATTAATTCATGATAAAGCAAATGAATATCCTGTTCTTAAAGGAAAAAAAGCTGCATTTGTAAGCATATCGGCTACAGATTTATCTAAATTTTATATTTACACACCAACAGATCCTCGTGGTGAGTTCCTTACTGAGTTAGGAATGGAATACCCTGAAAGTATTACGAGTCAAATTACTGATCCAAATAGTTTTTATTTAGAATTAAGTGCTGAAAATGCAGATATACTGAACGATGTTGATTTGTTCGTATCTTACGGTGATGACAATACATTAAAAGCACTGCAAGCTGATCCAATCCTCGGAAAAATTCCGGCAGTTCAAAGAGGATCGGTTGTAATTATTGGAGATAACACGCCACTTGCAGCGGCTGGAACTCCAAACCCGCTTGCAATTAACTATTCAATTGATAAATACTTAAATTTACTTTCAGAAGCTGCTAACAAGGTAAAATAA
- a CDS encoding cysteine hydrolase family protein yields MDKKNKALLIIDVQKAFNDKKWGERNNLNAEGNISKILNLWREKGWTVIHIQHRSDNPSSLFHPENDGFAIKELVEPIGGEVVIEKKVNSSFIGTKLEAFLKRNGLTTVILTGLTTPHCVSTTARMSGNLGFNTYLISDATAAFGMTDQNNTHYDAVTVHNTSLATLHEEFATILTTEQLIQKFF; encoded by the coding sequence ATGGATAAAAAGAACAAAGCTTTACTTATAATAGATGTACAAAAAGCTTTTAATGATAAAAAGTGGGGAGAGCGAAATAATCTAAATGCAGAGGGGAATATTAGTAAGATACTAAACTTATGGAGGGAAAAGGGTTGGACAGTAATTCATATACAGCATAGGTCTGACAATCCTAGTTCGTTATTTCACCCGGAAAATGATGGGTTTGCTATAAAGGAATTGGTCGAACCTATTGGGGGAGAAGTGGTGATAGAAAAGAAAGTAAACAGTAGTTTTATCGGTACAAAATTAGAGGCGTTTTTAAAACGAAATGGTCTGACAACAGTCATATTAACAGGACTGACTACTCCTCATTGTGTATCTACGACTGCAAGAATGAGTGGGAATTTAGGTTTCAATACATATCTTATTTCAGATGCAACAGCGGCTTTTGGAATGACGGATCAAAACAATACTCATTATGATGCAGTTACTGTACATAATACTTCTTTAGCGACATTGCATGAGGAGTTCGCAACCATACTTACAACGGAGCAACTTATACAAAAGTTTTTCTAG
- the lepB gene encoding signal peptidase I encodes MEKTVKSELFSWIQSLLFALAIVFISYQFLFVPTKVQGESMLPTFEDKNRIIVSKVSTIDRFDMIVFDAPNATEKYIKRVIGVPGDRIEMIDDILHVNGKVYDEPYVKRIDGDPITDRITGDFTLKEITGQAEVPEGAFFVLGDHRLKSNDSRFFGFIYEDAVIGEVKLRYYPFTAIGIPK; translated from the coding sequence ATGGAGAAAACCGTAAAAAGCGAATTATTTTCTTGGATACAATCATTATTATTTGCGTTAGCGATTGTCTTTATCAGTTACCAGTTTTTATTTGTACCAACAAAGGTACAAGGTGAGTCAATGTTGCCGACATTCGAAGATAAAAATCGCATCATCGTCAGCAAAGTAAGCACCATCGACAGGTTTGATATGATTGTTTTTGATGCGCCGAATGCAACAGAGAAATACATTAAAAGAGTCATCGGAGTACCCGGAGATCGTATTGAAATGATCGACGACATATTGCACGTGAATGGTAAAGTGTATGATGAGCCCTATGTTAAACGGATCGATGGCGATCCAATCACGGACCGGATAACTGGGGACTTCACGTTAAAGGAAATTACAGGACAAGCCGAAGTCCCTGAAGGCGCTTTCTTCGTATTAGGCGATCATCGCTTAAAGAGTAATGATAGTCGATTTTTTGGATTCATTTATGAAGATGCTGTCATTGGTGAAGTGAAGCTGCGTTATTACCCATTCACTGCAATCGGTATACCGAAATAA
- a CDS encoding iron chelate uptake ABC transporter family permease subunit, with protein MINAAMNLIIVGRTKRRRRFILVTSLLAIIASALCCAMLMLGNTIYPIQDVIHVLLGEQVKGASFAVGTIRFPRMVAGIFAGFAFGVAGTVFQTMLRNPLANPNVIGITTGSSAAAVFCIIVLHASNMVVSIASVVGGLTTVMVIFLLSKGSSFSIGRLILIGIGIQAIFNAIISYLLLIGQKNDIPTAMRWLSGSLNGAKMENLYPLILTVLIFAPVIILLGKRLDMLELGEQAATSLGIDTDKTRLVLIISSVLIIALATATTGPIAFVAFLSGPIAKRLVGVGFSNIIPSGLVGIILVLASDLIGQFAFVARYPVGVITGILGAPYLIYLLTRMNRKGDL; from the coding sequence ATGATAAATGCAGCAATGAATCTTATTATAGTAGGCAGAACAAAGAGACGTCGTCGTTTTATACTCGTGACTTCCTTACTTGCCATCATTGCTTCCGCACTTTGCTGCGCTATGCTAATGCTTGGAAACACGATTTATCCCATTCAAGATGTCATACATGTCCTACTAGGTGAACAAGTAAAAGGGGCATCATTTGCGGTGGGGACAATCCGGTTTCCACGAATGGTTGCAGGCATTTTTGCTGGATTCGCTTTCGGGGTTGCCGGTACAGTATTCCAGACAATGTTGCGAAACCCTTTGGCAAACCCCAATGTCATCGGAATTACAACTGGTTCAAGTGCTGCCGCTGTTTTTTGCATCATTGTTCTTCATGCGAGCAATATGGTTGTTTCGATTGCTTCTGTTGTTGGTGGACTTACTACAGTGATGGTTATTTTTCTATTATCAAAAGGATCTTCTTTTTCAATAGGTAGATTAATATTAATTGGAATTGGCATTCAAGCAATATTTAACGCTATCATTTCCTATTTATTGCTTATTGGTCAGAAAAACGATATTCCTACTGCAATGAGATGGCTAAGTGGCAGTCTAAATGGAGCTAAAATGGAGAATCTTTACCCTCTGATTCTGACAGTTCTAATCTTCGCGCCTGTCATCATCTTACTTGGGAAACGATTGGATATGTTGGAACTGGGAGAACAGGCTGCCACTTCACTTGGAATCGATACGGACAAGACAAGACTTGTACTTATTATTAGTTCCGTACTTATCATTGCGTTAGCTACCGCTACAACAGGACCCATTGCATTTGTCGCATTTCTTTCTGGACCTATCGCAAAAAGACTAGTTGGTGTAGGATTTTCAAACATTATTCCGTCGGGTCTTGTTGGCATCATTTTAGTATTAGCATCAGATCTTATTGGACAATTCGCATTTGTTGCAAGATACCCTGTAGGTGTAATCACAGGCATTCTAGGAGCTCCCTACTTGATCTACTTGTTAACCCGAATGAATCGAAAGGGAGATTTATAA
- the spoVT gene encoding stage V sporulation protein T: protein MKATGIVRRIDDLGRVVIPKEIRRTLRIREGDPLEIFTDRDGEVILKKYSPISELGQFAKEYADTLYETLGTPALISDRDEMIAVSGLSKKDYLNRQLSPDLDEIITGRKIVTEKLEKAIEWVPGQVEQVKSYCIAPIIAAGDTIGAVYLLSKVHFIGETEQKAAETAAHFLAKQMEP from the coding sequence ATGAAGGCAACTGGAATCGTCCGTAGAATTGATGATCTAGGCAGGGTGGTTATCCCTAAGGAAATTCGGAGGACACTTAGGATCCGTGAAGGTGATCCACTTGAAATTTTTACAGACCGAGACGGCGAAGTTATATTGAAGAAGTATTCCCCGATATCGGAACTTGGACAATTTGCAAAAGAGTACGCGGATACGCTGTACGAAACACTTGGTACACCTGCACTTATCAGTGACCGGGATGAAATGATTGCAGTATCCGGATTATCCAAAAAAGACTATTTGAATCGCCAGCTGTCTCCTGATCTTGATGAGATTATTACAGGTCGTAAAATCGTCACAGAAAAACTTGAAAAGGCGATTGAATGGGTGCCAGGACAAGTGGAGCAAGTGAAGTCATATTGTATTGCACCCATTATTGCAGCAGGTGATACGATTGGTGCTGTTTACTTGCTATCAAAAGTGCATTTCATTGGCGAAACTGAACAGAAAGCGGCGGAAACAGCGGCACATTTCTTAGCGAAGCAAATGGAACCATGA
- a CDS encoding glucose 1-dehydrogenase, whose amino-acid sequence MKRLDGKVAIITGAAQGMGAAHAKLFIENGAKVILTDLNEEKGNAFAAELGENALFIKQNVASEEDWATVIAKAEEVFGPVNVLVNNAGITMAKNMLDITVEEYRRIVDINQVSVFLGMKTVAASMMKAGGGSIVNISSMNGLVAGAVGYTDTKFAVRGMTKAAAINLAPMGIRVNSVHPGVIATPMVVQEDTKAVVEAFAQHIPLKRVAQPEEVSNMILFLASDEASYSTGSEFVIDGGLTAQ is encoded by the coding sequence ATGAAAAGACTAGATGGTAAAGTAGCAATTATTACGGGAGCAGCGCAAGGTATGGGTGCGGCACACGCAAAATTATTCATAGAGAACGGTGCAAAGGTTATTTTAACAGATTTAAATGAAGAAAAAGGCAATGCATTCGCAGCTGAATTAGGTGAAAATGCCCTTTTCATTAAACAAAACGTAGCATCTGAAGAAGATTGGGCAACAGTTATTGCGAAAGCAGAAGAAGTTTTCGGTCCAGTAAACGTATTAGTAAACAACGCCGGTATTACTATGGCGAAAAATATGCTTGATATTACGGTAGAAGAATACCGTCGCATCGTAGACATTAACCAAGTGTCTGTATTCTTAGGTATGAAAACTGTAGCAGCTTCAATGATGAAAGCTGGCGGCGGTTCAATCGTGAATATTTCTTCAATGAACGGATTAGTTGCTGGTGCTGTAGGATATACAGATACAAAATTCGCAGTACGTGGGATGACAAAAGCGGCTGCGATCAACCTAGCACCCATGGGCATTCGCGTAAACTCTGTACACCCAGGCGTTATCGCAACACCAATGGTTGTACAAGAAGATACAAAAGCGGTTGTAGAAGCATTCGCTCAACACATTCCATTAAAACGCGTAGCACAACCAGAAGAAGTTTCGAATATGATATTGTTCTTGGCTTCTGATGAGGCTAGCTACTCAACAGGTTCAGAATTCGTTATCGATGGCGGATTAACTGCACAGTAA
- a CDS encoding IucA/IucC family C-terminal-domain containing protein translates to MPNLQAEQVAALERFSVHIGAQPNTFLTAAEVLCESGSDKLFEIVQRLTDAPTNTVATSVYMKRHGFFIAAQLHLICEHNLLWGGDLKDVSLFIENDTILFSVPSAGFRLVQNREEDIRFILEAYGHPVVNYLSKHGKIAKLILWENVWGYVLWMYSMLLQENSSFAQTDLDILLADETWKPAMRRSPFKQYLNNQQALDAMVNYKRVTCCLYKELPNTEKCSYCPLVK, encoded by the coding sequence GTGCCTAATTTACAAGCCGAGCAAGTAGCTGCACTGGAACGTTTCAGTGTACATATTGGTGCACAGCCAAACACATTTTTAACAGCTGCAGAAGTGTTATGCGAATCAGGAAGCGACAAGCTATTTGAAATAGTTCAACGTTTAACGGACGCTCCGACAAATACCGTTGCCACATCCGTTTATATGAAAAGACATGGTTTTTTCATAGCTGCACAACTGCACTTAATATGCGAACATAATTTACTATGGGGTGGCGATTTGAAAGACGTGTCGTTATTCATCGAAAATGATACCATCCTTTTTTCTGTTCCATCTGCCGGCTTTAGACTCGTACAAAATCGCGAAGAAGATATCCGCTTTATCCTCGAGGCATACGGGCACCCCGTCGTTAACTATTTAAGTAAGCATGGGAAAATTGCGAAACTAATATTGTGGGAGAACGTATGGGGATATGTCTTATGGATGTACTCGATGCTACTTCAGGAAAATTCATCATTTGCACAAACAGACTTGGATATTTTATTGGCAGATGAAACATGGAAACCTGCGATGCGTCGTTCCCCTTTTAAGCAGTATTTGAATAATCAACAAGCACTAGATGCAATGGTAAACTACAAACGGGTGACATGTTGTTTGTATAAAGAACTTCCTAATACAGAAAAGTGTTCCTATTGTCCTTTAGTAAAATAA